A single window of Mugil cephalus isolate CIBA_MC_2020 chromosome 1, CIBA_Mcephalus_1.1, whole genome shotgun sequence DNA harbors:
- the LOC125015903 gene encoding lamin-B2-like isoform X2: protein MIHKLITRRGDCSTEQVDDMHPTFHLSFAALLVFHLLLTQVYGGQSELIGSSQPIVATLGEDVVLPCYLQPAEDATDLTVEWTRPDLDPRFVHVWRSQQELVGKKHMLFEGRTSLFIDELTKGNISLKLSEVKLSDEGHYKCFIPSPGKQTFVQLCVASVPVSSPIISLSGMDRDRGGVVLQCESRGWYPEPEVLWLDAEGNLLSAGPPETVRGPDDLYTVSSRVTVDKRHNNSFTCRIQQNDIYQTREAHIHVPDDFFLSSSSSAVPINTGLAVSLAVTIMVILACVFFVWRQNRTKTKKRSRDEAERGEKLLTEETVKMKVLGGRKNKMKDLTEKYEKIEEELLKTKEELMIKTEEMRLQLENEAEKVDKLMADNKKLEEEKEQLQKIKAELEHKAAASKNPFLSWLPLNANKQQKMEVEPVKQEIHQQEAEMKWKKITEELEEKRVELENKTVALDQTKRHADDLLAENSTLREEISQLQEENKGIKRAEDELTDKADELLAENKKLEQETWRLQEDNKAIRELKAMLDDELEKHINSGKDQEEKYLKEIEEWEKKLKEEEVKRETAEKELEELRRKLDIKLEEIKPEQTHLQDSLANLNGDSSDSQETSGDITVEVDPNNNFICLRNESEQDKPLGGRQLKVQINNKKSITYKFDPSMELKAGKSVTLWCKGCGQHHPDTGELVWKDLKSWKPGDRVQATLQ from the exons ATGATTCACAAACTGATCACACGGCGAGGAGACTGCAGCACCGAACAG GTGGATGACATGCACCCTACCTTTCATCTCAGCTTTGCTGCTTTGTTGGTGTTCCATCTGCTCCTAACACAAGTCTATGGAG gtcagtctgaaCTGATCGGTTCATCCCAGCCAATAGTAGCAACTCTTGGTGAAGATGTGGTTTTACCATGTTACCTGCAGCCTGCTGAAGACGCCACTGACTTGACGGTGGAGTGGACGAGACCTGATCTAGATCCTAGATTTGTTCATGTTTGGCGCTCCCAACAGGAACTTGTTGGTAAAAAGCACATGTTGTTTGAGGGGAGAACATCTCTATTCATTGATGAGCTGACcaaaggaaacatttcactgaaactctcaGAAGTAAAACTCTCTGATGAGGGACACTACAAATGTTTCATTCCATCACCTGGGAAGCAGACTTTTGTTCAGCTGTGTGTTG CATCAGTTCCTGTCTCCTCACCcatcatcagtttatcagggatggacagagacagaggaggagtggtgttacagtgtgaatccagaggctggtatccagagcctgaggtgttgtggctggacgctgagggaaacctgctctctgctggacctccagagacagtcagaggtcctgatgacctctatactgtcagcagcagagtgactgtggacaagagacacaacaacagcttcacctgtagaaTCCAACAGAACGACATctaccagaccagagaggctcacatacatgttccag atgatttcttccTGTCCTCATCCAGTTCTGCCGTTCCCATCAacactggtttggctgttagcttagctgttaccatcatggttattttagcatgtgtcttctttgtgtggcgacaaaatagaacca aaaccaagaaaagatcaagagatgaagctgaaagaggagaaaagctcctgacagaggaaacagtgaagatgaaggttttgggaggaagaaagaataaaatgaaagat ctgacagagaaatatgagaagattgaagaagagctgctgaaaaccaaagaagaactgatgATCAAGACTGAAGAGATGAGACTTCAACTGGAGAACGAGGCTGAAAAA GTGGATAAACTGATGGCTGATAACAAGAAGcttgaagaggagaaggaacagctgcagaaaataaaagctgag TTGGAACACAAAGCAGCTGCTTCGAAGAATCCCTTTCTTTCTTGG TTGCCACTAAATGCCAACAAACAGCAGAAGATGGAAGTTGAGCCAGTGAAGCAG GAGATCCACCAACAAGAAGCTGAAATGAAGTGGAAGAAGATCACGGAAGAACTGGAAGAGAAAAGAGTTGAACTGGAGAACAAGACTGTAGCTCTGGATCAGACTAAGAGAcac gCAGATGACCTACTGGCTGAGAACAGTACCCTTAGAGAGGAGATAtctcagctgcaggaggagaataaaGGGATAAAGAGAGCTGAAGATGAGCTGACGGACAAG gCAGATGAACTACTGGCTGAGAACAAGAAACTTGAACAGGAGACATGGCGGCTGCAGGAGGACAACAAAGCCATAAGGGAGCTAAAAGCTATGCTGGATGACGAG TTAGAGAAGCACATCAACAGTGGAAAGGACCAGGAAGAAAAATACCTGAAGGAAATAGAGGAG tgggagaagaagctcaaagaggaggaggtgaaaagagaaacagctgAGAAAGAACtagaggagctgaggaggaaactggacatcaag TTAGAGGAaatcaaacctgaacaaacacatctTCAGGATTCTCTGGCAAATCTGAACGGCgacagctcagacagtcaggagacgtcaggagacATCACTGTGGAGGTTGATCCCAACAACAACTTTATCTGTCTGAGAAACGAGTCTGAGCag gacaaaccactgggaggacgtcagttaaaagtccagatcaacaataaaaaatctaTCACATACAAATTTGATCCATCAATGGAACTCAAGGCTGGAAAGTCtgttact ttgTGGTGTAAAGGCTGTGGTCAACATCATCCTGACACTGGTGAACTAGTCTGGAAGGACCTGAAGTCCTGGAAGcctggagacagagtccaggccactctgcagtga
- the LOC125016556 gene encoding lamin-A-like yields the protein METRKKEMEEIKDENSSSSDSQETSGDITVFVDPSCKYICLRNKSNQDKPLGGRQLKVQINNSEPITYTFDPSVELKAGKSVTLYRPGCESYASPDGLEWKELKSWKSGDRVQVSLQ from the exons atggagaccagaaagaaagagatggaggagataaaagatgag aacagcagcagctcagacagtcaggagacgtcaggagacATCACTGTGTTCGTTGATCCCAGCTGCAAATATATCTGTCTGAGAAACAAGTCTAATCAg gacaaaccactgggaggacgtcagttaaaagtccagatcaacaatagtgaacccatcacatacacatttgatccatcaGTGGAACTCAAGGCTGGAAAGTCtgttact ttataCCGTCCAGGCTGTGAGAGTTATGCCTCACCTGATGGGCTGGAATGGAAGGAGCTGAAGTCCTggaagtctggagacagagtccaggtctctctgcagtga
- the LOC125015903 gene encoding lamin-B2-like isoform X3, whose amino-acid sequence MLFQVDDMHPTFHLSFAALLVFHLLLTQVYGGQSELIGSSQPIVATLGEDVVLPCYLQPAEDATDLTVEWTRPDLDPRFVHVWRSQQELVGKKHMLFEGRTSLFIDELTKGNISLKLSEVKLSDEGHYKCFIPSPGKQTFVQLCVASVPVSSPIISLSGMDRDRGGVVLQCESRGWYPEPEVLWLDAEGNLLSAGPPETVRGPDDLYTVSSRVTVDKRHNNSFTCRIQQNDIYQTREAHIHVPDDFFLSSSSSAVPINTGLAVSLAVTIMVILACVFFVWRQNRTKTKKRSRDEAERGEKLLTEETVKMKVLGGRKNKMKDLTEKYEKIEEELLKTKEELMIKTEEMRLQLENEAEKVDKLMADNKKLEEEKEQLQKIKAELEHKAAASKNPFLSWLPLNANKQQKMEVEPVKQQEIHQQEAEMKWKKITEELEEKRVELENKTVALDQTKRHADDLLAENSTLREEISQLQEENKGIKRAEDELTDKADELLAENKKLEQETWRLQEDNKAIRELKAMLDDELEKHINSGKDQEEKYLKEIEEWEKKLKEEEVKRETAEKELEELRRKLDIKLEEIKPEQTHLQDSLANLNGDSSDSQETSGDITVEVDPNNNFICLRNESEQDKPLGGRQLKVQINNKKSITYKFDPSMELKAGKSVTLWCKGCGQHHPDTGELVWKDLKSWKPGDRVQATLQ is encoded by the exons ATGCTATTCCAGGTGGATGACATGCACCCTACCTTTCATCTCAGCTTTGCTGCTTTGTTGGTGTTCCATCTGCTCCTAACACAAGTCTATGGAG gtcagtctgaaCTGATCGGTTCATCCCAGCCAATAGTAGCAACTCTTGGTGAAGATGTGGTTTTACCATGTTACCTGCAGCCTGCTGAAGACGCCACTGACTTGACGGTGGAGTGGACGAGACCTGATCTAGATCCTAGATTTGTTCATGTTTGGCGCTCCCAACAGGAACTTGTTGGTAAAAAGCACATGTTGTTTGAGGGGAGAACATCTCTATTCATTGATGAGCTGACcaaaggaaacatttcactgaaactctcaGAAGTAAAACTCTCTGATGAGGGACACTACAAATGTTTCATTCCATCACCTGGGAAGCAGACTTTTGTTCAGCTGTGTGTTG CATCAGTTCCTGTCTCCTCACCcatcatcagtttatcagggatggacagagacagaggaggagtggtgttacagtgtgaatccagaggctggtatccagagcctgaggtgttgtggctggacgctgagggaaacctgctctctgctggacctccagagacagtcagaggtcctgatgacctctatactgtcagcagcagagtgactgtggacaagagacacaacaacagcttcacctgtagaaTCCAACAGAACGACATctaccagaccagagaggctcacatacatgttccag atgatttcttccTGTCCTCATCCAGTTCTGCCGTTCCCATCAacactggtttggctgttagcttagctgttaccatcatggttattttagcatgtgtcttctttgtgtggcgacaaaatagaacca aaaccaagaaaagatcaagagatgaagctgaaagaggagaaaagctcctgacagaggaaacagtgaagatgaaggttttgggaggaagaaagaataaaatgaaagat ctgacagagaaatatgagaagattgaagaagagctgctgaaaaccaaagaagaactgatgATCAAGACTGAAGAGATGAGACTTCAACTGGAGAACGAGGCTGAAAAA GTGGATAAACTGATGGCTGATAACAAGAAGcttgaagaggagaaggaacagctgcagaaaataaaagctgag TTGGAACACAAAGCAGCTGCTTCGAAGAATCCCTTTCTTTCTTGG TTGCCACTAAATGCCAACAAACAGCAGAAGATGGAAGTTGAGCCAGTGAAGCAG CAGGAGATCCACCAACAAGAAGCTGAAATGAAGTGGAAGAAGATCACGGAAGAACTGGAAGAGAAAAGAGTTGAACTGGAGAACAAGACTGTAGCTCTGGATCAGACTAAGAGAcac gCAGATGACCTACTGGCTGAGAACAGTACCCTTAGAGAGGAGATAtctcagctgcaggaggagaataaaGGGATAAAGAGAGCTGAAGATGAGCTGACGGACAAG gCAGATGAACTACTGGCTGAGAACAAGAAACTTGAACAGGAGACATGGCGGCTGCAGGAGGACAACAAAGCCATAAGGGAGCTAAAAGCTATGCTGGATGACGAG TTAGAGAAGCACATCAACAGTGGAAAGGACCAGGAAGAAAAATACCTGAAGGAAATAGAGGAG tgggagaagaagctcaaagaggaggaggtgaaaagagaaacagctgAGAAAGAACtagaggagctgaggaggaaactggacatcaag TTAGAGGAaatcaaacctgaacaaacacatctTCAGGATTCTCTGGCAAATCTGAACGGCgacagctcagacagtcaggagacgtcaggagacATCACTGTGGAGGTTGATCCCAACAACAACTTTATCTGTCTGAGAAACGAGTCTGAGCag gacaaaccactgggaggacgtcagttaaaagtccagatcaacaataaaaaatctaTCACATACAAATTTGATCCATCAATGGAACTCAAGGCTGGAAAGTCtgttact ttgTGGTGTAAAGGCTGTGGTCAACATCATCCTGACACTGGTGAACTAGTCTGGAAGGACCTGAAGTCCTGGAAGcctggagacagagtccaggccactctgcagtga
- the LOC125015903 gene encoding lamin-B2-like isoform X1, whose amino-acid sequence MIHKLITRRGDCSTEQVDDMHPTFHLSFAALLVFHLLLTQVYGGQSELIGSSQPIVATLGEDVVLPCYLQPAEDATDLTVEWTRPDLDPRFVHVWRSQQELVGKKHMLFEGRTSLFIDELTKGNISLKLSEVKLSDEGHYKCFIPSPGKQTFVQLCVASVPVSSPIISLSGMDRDRGGVVLQCESRGWYPEPEVLWLDAEGNLLSAGPPETVRGPDDLYTVSSRVTVDKRHNNSFTCRIQQNDIYQTREAHIHVPDDFFLSSSSSAVPINTGLAVSLAVTIMVILACVFFVWRQNRTKTKKRSRDEAERGEKLLTEETVKMKVLGGRKNKMKDLTEKYEKIEEELLKTKEELMIKTEEMRLQLENEAEKVDKLMADNKKLEEEKEQLQKIKAELEHKAAASKNPFLSWLPLNANKQQKMEVEPVKQQEIHQQEAEMKWKKITEELEEKRVELENKTVALDQTKRHADDLLAENSTLREEISQLQEENKGIKRAEDELTDKADELLAENKKLEQETWRLQEDNKAIRELKAMLDDELEKHINSGKDQEEKYLKEIEEWEKKLKEEEVKRETAEKELEELRRKLDIKLEEIKPEQTHLQDSLANLNGDSSDSQETSGDITVEVDPNNNFICLRNESEQDKPLGGRQLKVQINNKKSITYKFDPSMELKAGKSVTLWCKGCGQHHPDTGELVWKDLKSWKPGDRVQATLQ is encoded by the exons ATGATTCACAAACTGATCACACGGCGAGGAGACTGCAGCACCGAACAG GTGGATGACATGCACCCTACCTTTCATCTCAGCTTTGCTGCTTTGTTGGTGTTCCATCTGCTCCTAACACAAGTCTATGGAG gtcagtctgaaCTGATCGGTTCATCCCAGCCAATAGTAGCAACTCTTGGTGAAGATGTGGTTTTACCATGTTACCTGCAGCCTGCTGAAGACGCCACTGACTTGACGGTGGAGTGGACGAGACCTGATCTAGATCCTAGATTTGTTCATGTTTGGCGCTCCCAACAGGAACTTGTTGGTAAAAAGCACATGTTGTTTGAGGGGAGAACATCTCTATTCATTGATGAGCTGACcaaaggaaacatttcactgaaactctcaGAAGTAAAACTCTCTGATGAGGGACACTACAAATGTTTCATTCCATCACCTGGGAAGCAGACTTTTGTTCAGCTGTGTGTTG CATCAGTTCCTGTCTCCTCACCcatcatcagtttatcagggatggacagagacagaggaggagtggtgttacagtgtgaatccagaggctggtatccagagcctgaggtgttgtggctggacgctgagggaaacctgctctctgctggacctccagagacagtcagaggtcctgatgacctctatactgtcagcagcagagtgactgtggacaagagacacaacaacagcttcacctgtagaaTCCAACAGAACGACATctaccagaccagagaggctcacatacatgttccag atgatttcttccTGTCCTCATCCAGTTCTGCCGTTCCCATCAacactggtttggctgttagcttagctgttaccatcatggttattttagcatgtgtcttctttgtgtggcgacaaaatagaacca aaaccaagaaaagatcaagagatgaagctgaaagaggagaaaagctcctgacagaggaaacagtgaagatgaaggttttgggaggaagaaagaataaaatgaaagat ctgacagagaaatatgagaagattgaagaagagctgctgaaaaccaaagaagaactgatgATCAAGACTGAAGAGATGAGACTTCAACTGGAGAACGAGGCTGAAAAA GTGGATAAACTGATGGCTGATAACAAGAAGcttgaagaggagaaggaacagctgcagaaaataaaagctgag TTGGAACACAAAGCAGCTGCTTCGAAGAATCCCTTTCTTTCTTGG TTGCCACTAAATGCCAACAAACAGCAGAAGATGGAAGTTGAGCCAGTGAAGCAG CAGGAGATCCACCAACAAGAAGCTGAAATGAAGTGGAAGAAGATCACGGAAGAACTGGAAGAGAAAAGAGTTGAACTGGAGAACAAGACTGTAGCTCTGGATCAGACTAAGAGAcac gCAGATGACCTACTGGCTGAGAACAGTACCCTTAGAGAGGAGATAtctcagctgcaggaggagaataaaGGGATAAAGAGAGCTGAAGATGAGCTGACGGACAAG gCAGATGAACTACTGGCTGAGAACAAGAAACTTGAACAGGAGACATGGCGGCTGCAGGAGGACAACAAAGCCATAAGGGAGCTAAAAGCTATGCTGGATGACGAG TTAGAGAAGCACATCAACAGTGGAAAGGACCAGGAAGAAAAATACCTGAAGGAAATAGAGGAG tgggagaagaagctcaaagaggaggaggtgaaaagagaaacagctgAGAAAGAACtagaggagctgaggaggaaactggacatcaag TTAGAGGAaatcaaacctgaacaaacacatctTCAGGATTCTCTGGCAAATCTGAACGGCgacagctcagacagtcaggagacgtcaggagacATCACTGTGGAGGTTGATCCCAACAACAACTTTATCTGTCTGAGAAACGAGTCTGAGCag gacaaaccactgggaggacgtcagttaaaagtccagatcaacaataaaaaatctaTCACATACAAATTTGATCCATCAATGGAACTCAAGGCTGGAAAGTCtgttact ttgTGGTGTAAAGGCTGTGGTCAACATCATCCTGACACTGGTGAACTAGTCTGGAAGGACCTGAAGTCCTGGAAGcctggagacagagtccaggccactctgcagtga